Within the Acidobacteriota bacterium genome, the region AGGTGCGGTCGGCGCGGCATCGGGTGGTCTACCTCCACCACCACCCCTTCGACCCCATGGGCCCCCTCCATGAGCTGAAGGACGCGTTGGGGCTCGCCCGGGTGCTCAAGGAAAACGGTCCCCTGGACGCCCTGCTCTTCGGCCACAACCACGCGGGCGGGGCCTACGCGGGCGTCTGGGGGATCCCGCGGTGCTACGACGCCGGGACCAGCACGCGCAAGGAGGGCCAACCGGGCCCCCTGCGCCTCATGGACCTCTCGGAAGACCCCTCCTGGGACGTGGACGTCCGCTCCCAGCTCTATCCGGATGAAGGAATTTGAAATGCCGAGGGGGCTCTGGCATACTCCCTGGCTCCGGGGGGACGCATGGCGGACTTTGATTACAACGCAGTGGTGGCCCAAAAGGTGGAGGTGGCGCCCGGCCTCATGATCCTGAGGGTGGTGCCCAAGGGGTGGAGCCTGCCGATCTTCAAGGCGGGGCAGTACACGGTGGTGGGGCTGAGGGGGGACGCCCCCCGGGCGGCCGGTTGCGATGCGGAGGATCCGGCGCCCGAACCGGAGAAAGTCATCCGCCGCGCCTACTCCATCGCCTCCTCGTCGGTGGAGCAATCGTACCTGGAGTTCTACATCGCCCTCGTGAAGTCGGGGTCCCTCACGCCCCGGCTCTTCGCCCTGAAGGTGGGCGACCCCGTCTTCCTATCGCCCCGCATCGTGGGGATGTTCACGCTGGACCGGGTTCCCCCCGGGCACCATCTGGTCCTGGTGGCCACGGGGACGGGTCTGGCGCCGTACATGAGCATGCTCCGTACCCACCTCGCCGACCCCGACCGGGGCCGAACGGTGGTGCTCCACGGCGCACGCCACTCCTGGGACCTGGGGTACCGGGCGGAGCTGGAGACCATGCAGAGGCTGAGCCCCCGGTTCACGTACCTGCCCGTGGTCTCCGAGCCCCGGGAGGAGATCGTCCCCTGGTCCGGCTTCACGGGGTTTCTCCACGACTTCTGGAAGGGGGGGCCCCGCGACCTTTCTTTCGGCTTCACGCCCTCTCCTCAGGACACCCACGTCTTCCTCTGCGGCAACCCGCTCATGGTCGAGGCCATGATGGCGGCCCTCGGCGAGCAGGGCTTCTCGGAGGGAGGCCCCGGAAAGGCCGGGCAGGTTCACCGGGAGAAGTACTGGTAGGAAGAACGGGAGACGGGAGACCAAAGAAAAGGGGCATTTGGGATTTAGAAATTGGGATTTAAAAAGAAAGGTGAAAGGGGGCCTTTGTAGGGGCCGGGGGGCCGGCTCTTGCAAGCAAGAGCCGCCACGGCGGGGGAAGGCCTTCGAGGTGGGCGGCCACGGCGGGCCTCCCCTGTAGAAGATCGGCGTCGGGCGACGCCTCCCACCCATTGCAAGATGCATGTGGCAAGGCGCCGGAGCAGAGCCCCCGAGGGCGACGGCGTTGCATCCGTGGGGCGGGCGCCTCGCCCGCCAAAGAGGAAAAAGGGACGAAGTCACGGCTGTCCAAGATCTTTTCTGGTCCGTTTTATGCGGCCTGCCTTCCGGAGCGAAGCGGAGGAAGGCGCGTCCCGGCGCCGTTGGGCCTAGTGCAAGGAAGCCGAGGCGGCCGCGCCACGGAGCCAAGCACGGCT harbors:
- a CDS encoding ferredoxin--NADP reductase; the encoded protein is MADFDYNAVVAQKVEVAPGLMILRVVPKGWSLPIFKAGQYTVVGLRGDAPRAAGCDAEDPAPEPEKVIRRAYSIASSSVEQSYLEFYIALVKSGSLTPRLFALKVGDPVFLSPRIVGMFTLDRVPPGHHLVLVATGTGLAPYMSMLRTHLADPDRGRTVVLHGARHSWDLGYRAELETMQRLSPRFTYLPVVSEPREEIVPWSGFTGFLHDFWKGGPRDLSFGFTPSPQDTHVFLCGNPLMVEAMMAALGEQGFSEGGPGKAGQVHREKYW